In one window of Pseudoalteromonas espejiana DSM 9414 DNA:
- a CDS encoding DUF1653 domain-containing protein, whose translation MTTAIKPLSLKPGIYQHYKGPQYKVFYVATHSETDEQLVIYQALYGEYGMWARPLSMFTETVEKEGQTIPRFAYLGPAD comes from the coding sequence ATGACTACAGCAATAAAACCACTTTCCCTCAAACCAGGCATTTACCAACACTACAAAGGGCCGCAATACAAAGTATTTTATGTGGCCACCCACAGTGAAACCGATGAGCAACTAGTAATTTATCAAGCACTTTACGGCGAGTACGGCATGTGGGCTCGCCCACTAAGTATGTTTACAGAAACCGTAGAAAAAGAAGGCCAAACCATACCTAGGTTTGCATACCTTGGACCTGCAGATTAA
- a CDS encoding AAA family ATPase gives MQFNSTDNYIASSSLKQAVNAAIMLEKPLLIKGEPGTGKTMLAEELAKSLDTELIQWHIKSTTKAQQGLYEYDAVSRLRDSQLGDERVHNIGNYIVKGKLWQAFNYAELNGKRPVLLIDEIDKADIEFPNDLLLELDKMEFHVYETNERIVAKERPIVIITSNNEKELPDAFLRRCFFHYIDFPSSDEMQQIIDVHYPNVKQDLVRQALEVFFNLREANGLKKKPSTSELLDWLKLLMAEDIDAKTLHDKAQKGGLMPMFGALLKNEQDISLIEKLAFMSRR, from the coding sequence GTGCAATTTAATTCTACCGACAATTACATCGCAAGCAGCTCACTAAAACAGGCTGTAAATGCCGCCATTATGCTCGAAAAACCATTATTAATTAAAGGTGAACCAGGCACGGGTAAAACCATGCTGGCTGAGGAGCTTGCAAAAAGTTTAGATACCGAGCTTATTCAATGGCATATAAAATCGACTACCAAAGCGCAGCAAGGCTTGTACGAATACGATGCCGTATCGCGCCTGCGCGACAGCCAATTAGGTGACGAACGCGTACACAACATTGGCAACTACATTGTTAAAGGTAAATTGTGGCAAGCATTTAACTATGCCGAGCTTAACGGTAAACGCCCAGTACTTTTAATTGATGAAATAGATAAAGCCGACATCGAGTTTCCAAACGATTTACTGCTTGAGCTTGATAAAATGGAGTTTCATGTTTACGAAACCAACGAGCGCATTGTAGCCAAAGAGCGCCCTATTGTGATCATCACTTCAAACAATGAAAAAGAATTGCCAGATGCCTTTTTACGCCGCTGCTTTTTTCATTATATTGATTTTCCTAGCAGTGACGAAATGCAGCAGATTATTGATGTACACTACCCCAATGTTAAGCAAGATTTAGTACGCCAAGCGCTAGAGGTATTTTTTAACTTACGTGAAGCCAATGGCCTTAAAAAGAAGCCCTCCACCAGCGAATTACTCGATTGGTTAAAGCTTTTAATGGCAGAAGACATAGACGCAAAAACGCTGCACGACAAAGCGCAAAAAGGCGGATTAATGCCAATGTTTGGCGCCTTACTTAAAAACGAGCAAGACATAAGCCTAATCGAAAAGCTCGCCTTTATGAGTCGTCGCTAG
- a CDS encoding vWA domain-containing protein — MLVQFFFTLRKYRLPVSLRELLDLISALKKGVIFADVDAFYHLARTIMVKDETHFDRFDKAFSDYFSGIADLDLLESLKQQHNLPEDWLRKEFEKHLSDEEKAQLKAMGGLDELMKTLKERLEEQQKRHAGGNKWVGTGGTSPFGAYGYNPEGVRIGQDGNRNRQAVKVWDKREYRNLDTDREIGSRTIKLALKKLRKFARTGASDTLDLNETIRATAKQGGMLDVKMAPERHNAVKVLMLFDIGGSMDDYIHTCEELFSAAHGEFKHLEFYYFHNCLYEHVWQDNARRHSNVIDTMTLINKFTSDYKVIFVGDATMGPYEIAYPGGSVEHYNEEPGSAWLSRITNHFDKVAWLNPQPVEHWPYYQSIDFIKQLMSNRMYPLSLDGISSAIKELS; from the coding sequence ATGCTAGTACAGTTTTTTTTCACGCTGCGTAAATACCGCCTACCGGTGAGCCTGCGCGAACTACTCGATTTAATTAGCGCCTTAAAAAAAGGCGTTATATTTGCCGATGTAGACGCCTTTTACCATTTAGCACGCACCATAATGGTAAAAGACGAAACCCATTTTGATAGGTTTGATAAAGCCTTTAGCGACTATTTTAGCGGCATTGCCGACTTAGACCTGCTCGAGAGTTTAAAGCAACAGCACAACCTACCTGAAGATTGGCTGCGCAAAGAGTTTGAAAAACACCTAAGCGATGAAGAAAAAGCCCAGCTAAAAGCCATGGGCGGGCTCGACGAGCTTATGAAAACCCTAAAAGAGCGTTTAGAAGAGCAACAAAAACGCCACGCTGGTGGCAATAAATGGGTGGGCACAGGTGGTACATCTCCTTTTGGTGCATACGGCTATAACCCAGAAGGCGTGCGTATAGGGCAAGACGGTAACCGTAATCGTCAAGCGGTTAAAGTGTGGGATAAACGCGAATACCGTAACCTCGATACCGACAGAGAAATTGGTTCGCGTACTATTAAACTTGCCCTTAAAAAGCTGCGTAAATTTGCCCGCACAGGCGCAAGCGACACCCTAGATTTAAATGAGACCATTCGTGCAACTGCCAAACAAGGCGGCATGCTAGATGTAAAAATGGCACCCGAGCGCCACAATGCCGTAAAAGTATTGATGCTGTTTGATATTGGCGGCTCAATGGATGACTACATTCATACCTGCGAAGAATTATTTAGCGCCGCCCACGGCGAGTTTAAACACCTAGAGTTTTACTACTTTCATAACTGTTTATACGAACACGTTTGGCAAGATAACGCGCGCCGCCATTCAAACGTAATCGACACCATGACGCTGATTAATAAATTTACCAGCGACTATAAAGTAATATTTGTTGGCGATGCCACTATGGGCCCATACGAAATTGCCTACCCAGGCGGCTCGGTAGAGCATTACAACGAAGAGCCCGGCAGCGCATGGTTATCACGAATCACCAATCACTTTGATAAAGTCGCTTGGCTCAACCCACAACCGGTTGAACACTGGCCGTACTATCAATCAATTGATTTTATAAAGCAGCTGATGAGTAACAGAATGTACCCGCTGAGTTTAGATGGAATAAGTAGCGCGATAAAAGAGCTGAGTTAA
- a CDS encoding HNH endonuclease signature motif containing protein, with protein sequence MEVNKFGLSRVIPAEIKRDIRQQCGFGCVICGLGIIQYEHVDPEFKDAKKHDPANMTLLCPQCHSKVTTKMWSKSRVKLAMRMPKCLQQGYSNEFFDFPERNPSLIFGGVKLSNCKIPIQVANYALFQLKKPEYLGQPFLLSGLFTDSNGEVSLEIKDNEWKANSSLWDVEVKGPCITIRERHRKIHLVLTITEQCDILVSRLDMVFAGFYFEANGDYLKVTFPDGGSSELSGCVADNCNVGISF encoded by the coding sequence ATGGAAGTTAATAAATTTGGTTTGAGTAGAGTAATTCCAGCAGAAATAAAGCGGGATATTCGTCAGCAATGTGGGTTCGGTTGTGTTATTTGTGGATTAGGAATAATTCAATACGAACATGTAGACCCTGAGTTTAAAGATGCAAAAAAACATGACCCGGCTAATATGACCCTCCTATGTCCACAATGCCATTCAAAGGTAACTACAAAAATGTGGTCAAAGTCACGTGTAAAGTTAGCAATGCGGATGCCAAAGTGTTTACAACAAGGTTATTCTAATGAGTTTTTTGATTTCCCAGAGCGTAATCCTTCTTTAATTTTTGGTGGTGTAAAGTTAAGCAACTGTAAAATCCCTATTCAAGTTGCAAATTACGCATTATTTCAATTAAAAAAACCTGAGTACTTAGGCCAACCATTTTTGCTATCTGGTCTATTTACAGACTCTAATGGAGAAGTCTCACTAGAAATTAAAGATAATGAGTGGAAAGCTAATTCTTCTCTCTGGGATGTAGAAGTTAAAGGCCCTTGTATAACTATTAGAGAAAGGCATCGAAAAATACATCTTGTACTAACTATCACAGAGCAGTGTGATATTTTGGTTTCGCGTCTGGATATGGTTTTTGCAGGCTTCTATTTTGAAGCTAATGGTGATTATTTAAAAGTAACCTTTCCTGATGGAGGTTCTTCAGAGCTGTCTGGATGTGTTGCAGATAATTGTAATGTTGGTATTTCTTTTTGA